In Spiroplasma chinense, the DNA window AAATCAAGATCTGTTTTTAAGTCCCTATAAGTTAAACAATCATTTATTAACTTAACTTGATTATCTGTTAATTCAAATGGTTTAAAGTAAAATCTTTGTTCATCACTTAAATAAATACCATCTTCTTCTAACTCATGTTCAGGTCTTAAACAACTTGGAATAACTGAAACATTAATTCTGTTATTACTCAAGAATTTAAATAAAGGTCTGTATTCTCCTCTACCTGGTCCTAAATTTACAAGACCAATTGCACAACTTGGATCAACTACAAATACTGATAAAACATTTATTTTAGTTTTTTCATCAATAAAGTTTGCAATTGTTTTATTTGTTAGTAAGAATTTTTCTCTATCAAGTGGAGAAACTGTAAATACTTTTAAGAAAGTATTATTTACAACATTATGGAAAAATACATCCATAAATTTATAATTTTGTTCATCTAATGCTTTTGCAGGAACTATTATTCTTCTTTTGTATTCTTGATGATTAAAGTTAACATCAGAATTTTCAACATACTCATATAAACTTTCAAATACTCTTGGAGAGAAAATATAGTCAAACATTTCAAATAATGTGTAACTTATTATTGATAAAATTCCTTTTCTTACATCTTTTGGTGCATCAGCATTTAAAACATCAAAAATTCTATAACTTTCCCCATATGAATCAAATAAGTATTTATAGTCACCATTTAATAATGAAACCAAAAAATAAAAGTATTTTACAAACAATACTTCTTTTCCAGTCATTTTAACAGTGCGTTCACCTTCTTTATCAACACGTCTATCAACTATTGCTCTTGCAATTTTAGCTATTTGATCATATTGTTTTAAAATTCTTTGCATATCAAAACTTTCATCAGTTGCAAAAAGAACAGAAAGGAATGGATCATTTTCAACTTTAACTTCGACAATTTCGTCAGACACAAAGTCAACATATTTGAAACATTCTTCTCCTTCATCGTTAACACTTATTCATTTATTTAAAAAACTAGTTGGTAATAAAAGGTTTCTTTTTAATTTCTTTTTCTTGTTTAATCCTGCTTTGTCAAACATAAAAATAACCCCCTTCATTTATTGGTCAGTTTCAATTAAATACAATTGTTTAGTAGCTGAAATTGGAGTTGCTGTAACTATCAATTTTTCAGGTTTTTTTATTACAAAATAAATATCATTCTTTCTTGTATGAATGTAAATATGATTTGAAGTTTCAAACATTTGGGTTGATTTTTCAATCATTGTTAAAACTTTTTCTTTTAATAAGTATTCTTCTTCATTACCCAAATTAAGGCGTTGTCTAATTCTTTGTAAAGCATGATCTGAAAACTTAAATTCATGTCTATAATAGTATCCCATTAATACAACGCCCCCCAAAAATCTATAATACTATTATATAAAAAAACAAAACCTTTTTAAAGAGGTTTTGCCTATCTATTCATTATCTTTGTTTCTTTTTTGAGCTCTTTCTGCTAAATCATCATAAAACTTCTTAACTTCTGCTTCAGGTTCATAAATAGATTGGTCCATTTCATAAACTCTTCCTTGAAGCGCTTCATTAATAAGTTGTTGATATTCTTGATTTGCATGCATAACTTTTCTTCTATCAAGTTTTGGATTGATAATTAAAATTGTTACCATAAATGCAAAACATAAACTAATAAATACTAAATTAATTCATAAAATTACAGTTACTGCTTTTACATTAAATGCTTTTGTCAATGCATCAACAATCGCTTTAATAGAATCATCAGCACCAAAAGCACTTAAATCACTTTCCGATAAGAATCCAGTGCCCTCAAATCATATTCGTATATTTTTAACAGCTTCATTGTGATTGCTCATAGTTGCAAATGTATTTCCTAAATACATTTGAAAGAATGAAAGCAATAAAATAAAAGGCATGATTATGTTAAATAATGAAATTCTAAATTGTTCTCTATAATTTCTTGCAGGCATAATCATCATATAAAGTATATAAGATAGTATCAATGCCATAAAAGCTATTATAAAGTAACCTGCAGTATTATTAACTAAATTACCATAATATTGGTTTATTGTTATATTAAAAACATCCTCATTTGGGCGTTTAGCTGCAAAAGTAGCTCATCCATTAAAGTATGATGCTCATTCTCCAGATTTAGTATTAATAGTATATTTTGTAAGCGATATGATCAAACTCAAAATTATTCACATTAAACCAGTTACACCAAAAGTTGTTGCTAAACCTATTTTATATCATTTAATATTTTTTAATTTTGAAGTATATGGATAAAATCTAGCATCTGCCATTGGAGGCGGAGGAACTTGTCTATCTCCAAAACCTTGTCCAAATCCTTGACTTCCACCAAAACCTCCGCCAAAACCAGCTCCAGCATTTTGATTTATACCACCTATATTTGGTTGTTCGCTATTATTATCTACAACTTCAACTTCTAAACCTTCTGGTTTATCCTCTATTATAGCTTCACTATATTTTTCTTTCATTTCCAAAGAAACTGTTTGGTTTAATTTAATTTCTTTTTCACTTATTTCAATACTTGAATCTGTTAAAGTTGATTTTTCAACATCATATAGATTTGATATTTTTGTTAATAAACCTGAATAATCGCCATAACAATCTTCAATTGATTTGTTATCTGGTTTTTCAAATTTAACTTTTTCTTTTGAGATATTTACAATAGCTTTTGCAAATACTGTACTTCATTGAACATCTTTAAAACTTGCTTCATGATCTTTTTCTAAAGATAAAAGATTATTTACAAGTTCAATGTTATCATTTCTAAAATCAAGATCTAATAAGATTTTTGTTCTTAATTTTTCATTCTTAATTACGTTAAATAGTAATGTAACTATACTTTGATAAACATTTTTTGCTTCCACATTACTCAAACCTTTCTAAAACTAACATGAATTATTTTCTAAACATTTTTATTAGCTCAAACTCAGGAATAATCCTTGAGTCAACAACCCCTTCTTTAATGTTTTTTTCTAATTCATATAACGCTTTAATTTTACCATTAATTCCTTTAATATCTAATCTATTTTCTTGTAACAATTTTTGCACCCTATATGGGTTTTGTCCTAAAGTTGAAGCTATTTGTGCATTTGCATAATTCATGCTTTTTAAAACCAATGCATTTCTAAGAACTGTAAATTGGCTTGATAACAAGGCTAAAAAAGAGAATGTATTTGAATTTGTTTCGATATAACTTTCTCAACCTTTTAAAAACTTGTTTAAATCATTAGTTATAAAAGAGGTTGCTATTTCAAAAACATCAAAAGTACTATATTTAGCAACATTTTCTTTAATTAATTCTTCAGTTATATGCTTATTTAAAGATATTAATTTAGACATTTCATTGTCTAAAACCCCCAAATCACTTCCAATACTGTTCAAAAACAATTCAATAGCTTGATTATCATATGAAATATTGTTTTTTTCTAATTTCTTACAAATCAATTGTTTTCTTTGATCATAATTTGGACTATCTAACTTCATAACCTTGGTATTTGACTCTACCAGTTTTGCTATTTTAAGTTTTTTTGAAAACTTTTCAGAGTTTAAGGTCATAAAAACTTCAATATCTTCATTGTTATTTGCCAAGATTTTCTCAATAAAACTATTGTCAAAATCCTTGTGTAACTTAACTTTAGATTCATTTACAAATCAACAATCACTTATTATGATGATTTTTTTTGAATTAAATAGAGAATATGTATTTATTTCTTCATAAATCTCTTTAATTGAGTCTTCAATTAAAGAGTAAGAATATACTTCATATTCATTTTCTTTATTTAACATACCAATTAGTTTATCAAGTTGTTTTTTTATTAAAAATTTATCTTCTGAATGTATAAAAAACATATTTTCTCACCTTTATAAATACATTATCACTTAAATTTGTTAAAAATTTGTAGTTTTTTTAAGATTTTTCTTATAAAATAATTAAGGTTTTGATTCATTTTTTCCACTAAAAAATGTGAAAAAAATGAAAAAAATATAAAAAAACTAGAAATTTACTATATACTCTATTTGTATATATAAAGAAGTTAAAAGGAGTAAAAAACATGGCAAATATTAAATCACAAGAAAAACGTATTTTAACTAATGAAAAATCACGTCTTGCTAACAAAGCTTTTAGAAGTCAAGTTAAAACTGCTATCAAAAAAGCTACTGCTGCAAAATCAGAAGATGCTAAAGATAAAAGCGAATTAATCAATGCTGCTGTTAGTTTAATTGATAAATCAGTTACTAAAGGTGTTTGAAAAGCAAACAAAGCTGCTAGAGAAAAATCAAGATTAATGAAATAATAATAGCAAATGAGTTCCTAAAAGAACTCTTTTTTTATTTTTACAGTACTTGAAGTTTTTATATTATATCTATAACTATTTTGTGAACTTGTTGAATACAATTGACAATCATTTTCTAATAAAGTTTCTATAGTTTCAGAATTTGGAAATTGAAGTTTACCTCTTTTTTCCCCTGATACAAAACAAGTTTTAGGTTTGATCATTTTAATAAATTCTTTCGTTGAAGAAGTTTTGCTTCCATGATGGCCAACTTGAAGTAAATCTACTTGCCCTTTTGTTAATTTTAAAAACTCTTTATCATTTAATAATCTAGCTTCTCGTTTACTTGTAGCATCTCCCATAAATAAAATCGTCTTATTAAAAATTTTTAAAACTATAACTTGGGAGTTATCATTTTCATCACTATTAAAAGTTTCTGTAAAAATATTTATTTTTATATCTTTAAATTCATAATTTATAATTCCGTCATAATTATAAATTATGTTTTTTATTTTAAAAGTTTCTTTCAACTCATCAACTTGATTGTAATGATCTTGATGATTGTGACTAATAAAAATAGTTTGTATTTTTTCAACACCAATATATTTTAAATAATTTACAGCAGTACTTTGGTTGGCTCCCAAACCAACTCCTGCATCAAACATAAATATTTTTCCCTTGTACTTCATCACAAATGAATTTCCATTTCCTACATTTAACATTTCAATTACAGGTTGATGTAATTTTATTTGATTAGAAACCACTCCTCCTGTAATTGAAAATACCAAAAGAAAAATTGTAAATATTTTTTTTCAATATTTAACAAAGAAAAAATTTAATAGTACAAAAAATAAAATGTAGTAAACAATCAAATAAATATAACCTACACTACCAACATTGGTTATGA includes these proteins:
- the holA gene encoding DNA polymerase III subunit delta, producing the protein MFFIHSEDKFLIKKQLDKLIGMLNKENEYEVYSYSLIEDSIKEIYEEINTYSLFNSKKIIIISDCWFVNESKVKLHKDFDNSFIEKILANNNEDIEVFMTLNSEKFSKKLKIAKLVESNTKVMKLDSPNYDQRKQLICKKLEKNNISYDNQAIELFLNSIGSDLGVLDNEMSKLISLNKHITEELIKENVAKYSTFDVFEIATSFITNDLNKFLKGWESYIETNSNTFSFLALLSSQFTVLRNALVLKSMNYANAQIASTLGQNPYRVQKLLQENRLDIKGINGKIKALYELEKNIKEGVVDSRIIPEFELIKMFRK
- the rpsT gene encoding 30S ribosomal protein S20, which translates into the protein MANIKSQEKRILTNEKSRLANKAFRSQVKTAIKKATAAKSEDAKDKSELINAAVSLIDKSVTKGVWKANKAAREKSRLMK
- a CDS encoding ComEC/Rec2 family competence protein, giving the protein MKLAVGEVVLLVGEAEKISVNGNFWDFNFNQLLLDKNVVFEIKDFVISKTIPFDLRYCFFKIANKSNDLVKLMIFQNKTQDQLYKNLLSINLTYLLNISGLYLYPLGYFVQKYIAKNNKKYTKYKIVIILMFGFYVYLLRFPPVMLKVFILMAFKWFERNYKFNVSRYSKLSITWIIICFINPYYIFNVGFIYSLIAIIFLKRIIDKKTVNAILYNLLLINLLFIPLQIYFDYKIYWISQVQEIFLVPVLSLSFFLCVFFWIPLFDPIYNFLYKSLFEITKIFGEYNFITNVGSVGYIYLIVYYILFFVLLNFFFVKYWKKIFTIFLLVFSITGGVVSNQIKLHQPVIEMLNVGNGNSFVMKYKGKIFMFDAGVGLGANQSTAVNYLKYIGVEKIQTIFISHNHQDHYNQVDELKETFKIKNIIYNYDGIINYEFKDIKINIFTETFNSDENDNSQVIVLKIFNKTILFMGDATSKREARLLNDKEFLKLTKGQVDLLQVGHHGSKTSSTKEFIKMIKPKTCFVSGEKRGKLQFPNSETIETLLENDCQLYSTSSQNSYRYNIKTSSTVKIKKEFF